One genomic window of Quercus lobata isolate SW786 chromosome 9, ValleyOak3.0 Primary Assembly, whole genome shotgun sequence includes the following:
- the LOC115959776 gene encoding probable E3 ubiquitin-protein ligase XBOS34 isoform X1 yields the protein MGQILEPMSQQRPQAELLHELVRTGDVEAIKALCREGASLEWIDSEGKTPLIVACMNHDLFDIAKTLIELGANVNAYRPGRHAGTPLHHAAKRGLEQSVKLLLSHGANALVRNDDCQTPLDVARVKGHTNVVRAIENHICYFSGWLREFYGPGILEALVPLTRKIWVVVIPCGSSNSTMPRKMELVIYPTLQDAQPRTVIALWKAKIEEPKFQQKDPALTIFDEPTRTRYKLASALDCDKQQLQRLYGACLGIPPVIPPPVNTLNSTPEAASQTAAEAVELAMAINASILSASLDRPSLPPNTHQSSESINTNGWGNSAESGSYNGWGPAVGTTNSGASSSQGMDTNPKEDYNGWGVPDSRPVSDPTQHAQAIGNTSPIVSSNNGIAASVPSAPPIPEVLDEGPIHYPSIDFSPVDWSAPAREDGTSVTNDVKDEDTSSSCVICFEAPIEGACIPCGHMAGCMSCLNEIKAKKGACPVCRAKINQVVRLYAV from the exons ATGGGCCAAATTCTTGAACCCATGAGCCAACAACGACCCCAAGCCGAGTTGCTCCATGAACTGGTCAGAACTGGAGATGTGGAAGCCATTAAAGCTCTTTGCAGAGAAGGTGCTAGCCTTGAG TGGATTGACAGTGAAGGAAAGACCCCCCTCATCGTGGCGTGCATGAATCATGACTTATTTGATATTGCCAAAACTCTAATTGAATTGGGTGCCAATGTCAATGCTTATCGTCCTG gGCGTCATGCGGGTACTCCTTTACATCATGCAGCGAAAAGAGGCTTGGAACAGTCTGTTAAGTTGCTTCTTTCCCATGGAG CAAATGCTCTGGTGAGGAATGATGATTGTCAAACTCCACTTGATGTAGCTAGAGTAAAGGGGCATACTAATGTTGTTCGTGCAATTGAG aaTCATATTTGCTATTTCTCTGGCTGGCTGCGGGAATTTTATGGTCCTGGCATTCTTGAAGCATTAGTTCCTCTGACAAGAAAAAT TTGGGTTGTCGTTATACCTTGTGGTTCCAGTAATTCTACAATGCCTCGCAAAATGGAGCTTGTCATTTATCCTACTTTGCAG GATGCACAGCCTCGTACAGTTATTGCTCTTTGGAAGGCCAAAATTGAGGAACCCAAATTTCAGCAAAAGGATCCAGCACTCACTATATTTGACGAGCCTACTA GAACTCGTTATAAGCTTGCATCTGCCCTTGATTGTGATAAACAGCAACTTCAACGGCTTTATGGTGCATGCTTAGGAATTCCTCCG GTTATTCCTCCCCCGGTTAATACCCTAAACTCAACTCCAGAAGCTGCCTCTCAAACTGCTGCAGAAGCTGTTGAATTGGCTATGGCGATAAACGCCTCCATTCTGTCCGCTTCATTGGATAGACCCTCACTTCCTCCAAATACTCACCAGAGCTCTGAATCAATCAACACAAATGGTTGGGGAAATTCTGCTGAGAGTGGCAGTTATAATGGGTGGGGCCCTGCTGTAGGAACCACAAATTCAGGTGCAAGCAGCAGTCAAGGGATGGACACAAATCCAAAAGAAGACTACAATGGCTGGGGTGTACCTGATTCTAGGCCAGTTAGTGATCCAACTCAGCATGCTCAAGCCATTGGTAACACTTCTCCCATTGTTTCCAGTAACAATGGAATTGCTGCATCAGTTCCATCTGCTCCACCTATTCCTGAGGTTTTGGATGAAGGGCCAATCCATTATCCATCCATTGATTTCAGTCCAGTGGACTGGTCTGCTCCAGCCAGAGAGGATGGAACTTCTGTAACAAATGATGTGAAAGATGAGGACACTTCTTCCTCATGTGTGATATGTTTTGAAGCTCCAATAGAGGGAGCCTGCATCCCCTGTGGCCATATGGCTGGTTGCATGTCTTGTTTGAATGAGATCAAAGCCAAGAAAGGGGCTTGCCCTGTATGCCGAGCCAAGATAAATCAGGTCGTTAGGCTTTATGCCGTATGA
- the LOC115959783 gene encoding U-box domain-containing protein 3 isoform X2, whose translation MDTSSVKCLINSISRFILLVSCQTMKAMPIQKDYRDLVGALKLLKAVLDEVVDYKIPSDEILCKECEELDTAVNETREFMENWSPKMSKLCSVLWSEPLLMKIRSSSIDICHILCRLLQSSSSTISLSNVQNCMQELQCLKQERVTEYIEEAIISQRDNIVPCTKHLLKIIEFLNLTPNQELLKESICVEKERINAQVNKAKGELDQIYQIVNLVSHIRNCMVKIQRFEARSGVPIPSYFRCPLSSELMLDPVIVASGQTYERSSIQKWLDHGLTICPKTRQTLTHTNLIPNYTVKAMISNWCEENNIKTYNSERTEFVSVPSLSDHASPQDLIRTDSSPFSLHNSNSMSRSSHEVGNGFEKQKNDASSRLNGKNSNGFQSRETEKFYHPSPEQSYIHSRSESASSAISSVDYMPPVSDEVPRISSKRENVNELSGEITTECLDTSPQCKEPGFPSWLPGKKFDNLKIEVEVAGNINHNYLRANSLPFSDSGSDEVTSASHVKKLIEDLKSQSNEVQTTAAEELRLLAKHNMENRVIIGQCGAIAPLVSLLSSEMKRTQEHAVTALLNLSINENNKAMIAEAGAIEPLIHVLKTGNDGAKENSAATLFSLSVLEEYKVKIGRSGAVKALVDLLHLGTLRGKKDAATALFNLSILHENKARIVQAGAVKYLVKLMDPATGMVDKAVALLANLSTIGEGRLAIGREEGIPLLVEIVESGSQRGKENAASVLLQLCLNSSKYCTLVLQEGAVPPLVALSQSGTPRAKEKAQQLLSHFRNQREGATGKGKS comes from the exons ATGGACACATCATCGGTAAAATGTCTTATCAACAGCATTTCTCGATTCATTCTTCTAGTATCATGCCAGACAATGAAAGCAATGCCTATTCAGAAGGATTACAGAGATCTAGTTGGTGCATTAAAGCTTTTGAAAGCAGTGCTTGATGAAGTTGTTGATTACAAAATTCCTTCAGATGAAATTCTCTGTaaagagtgtgaagaattgGATACGGCTGTCAATGAGACTAGGGAGTTCATGGAAAATTGGTCTCCAAAAATGAGCAAACTATGCAGT GTTCTGTGGAGTGAGCCATTGCTGATGAAAATTCGGAGCTCATCAATCGATATTTGTCACATATTGTGTAGATTATTACAGTCATCTTCGTCTACTATAAGTTTAAGTAATGTGCAG AATTGTATGCAGGAGCTTCAATGTTTGAAGCAGGAAAGAGTAACGGAATATATAGAAGAGGCTATTATAAGTCAAAGAGATAATATTGTTCCCTGCACCAAACATCTCCTGAAGATTATTGAATTTCTTAATTTGACACCAAACCAGGAACTACTGAAAGAAAGTATTTGTgtggaaaaagagagaataaatgCCCAAGTCAATAAAGCGAAAGGGGAACTAGATCAAATCTACCAAATTGTGAATCTTGTCTCCCACATTCGTAATTGCATGGTGAAAATTCAGCGCTTTGAAGCAAGAAGTGGTGTCCCAATCCCTTCATACTTCCGCTGCCCTCTATCGTCAGAACTTATGTTGGATCCTGTGATCGTGGCTTCTGGTCAAACCTATGAGAGGTCTTCCATCCAAAAGTGGCTTGATCATGGACTGACTATTTGCCCAAAGACTCGTcaaacactcacacacacaaatctTATTCCCAATTATACTGTAAAAGCCATGATATCAAATTGGTGTGaagaaaacaatataaaaacttACAACTCTGAGCGCACTGAGTTTGTTTCAGTGCCATCCCTATCAGATCATGCATCTCCTCAAGATTTAATCCGCACAGATAGTTCCCCTTTTTCTTTACACAACAGCAATTCGATGTCAAGATCATCTCATGAAGTTGGAAATGGATTTGAAAAGCAAAAGAATGATGCCTCTTCTAGATTAAATGGGAAAAATTCCAATGGATTCCAAAGCCGGGAGACAGAAAAGTTTTACCATCCATCCCCTGAACAATCATACATCCATAGCAGGAGTGAATCAGCATCAAGTGCCATTTCCAGTGTTGATTATATGCCACCAGTGTCAGATGAGGTGCCAAGAATATCGAGCAAGCGTGAAAACGTGAATGAGCTGTCTGGTGAAATCACAACTGAATGTCTTGATACTTCTCCTCAATGTAAAGAACCAGGATTTCCCTCTTGGTTACCTGGAAAGAAATTTGACAACTTGAAAATAGAAGTTGAAGTAGCAGGTAACATAAACCATAATTACTTAAGAGCAAACTCACTCCCATTTTCAGACTCAGGATCTGATGAGGTGACCTCTGCTTCCCATGTCAAGAAATTGATTGAAGACCTTAAGAGTCAGTCCAATGAAGTGCAAACTACAGCTGCAGAAGAATTGCGGCTTCTTGCAAAACACAACATGGAGAATCGTGTCATTATAGGCCAGTGTGGGGCTATTGCACCTTTGGTCTCACTTCTTTCTTCAGAAATGAAGCGAACACAAGAGCATGCTGTGACAGCCCttttaaatttatcaattaatgAAAACAATAAGGCCATGATTGCAGAAGCGGGTGCTATAGAACCACTTATCCATGTTCTGAAAACAGGAAATGATGGAGCCAAAGAGAATTCTGCAGCAACTCTATTCAGTCTCTCTGTACTAGAAGAATACAAGGTGAAAATAGGTCGTTCTGGTGCAGTTAAAGCATTGGTGGATCTTCTACACTTGGGAACTCTTCGAGGGAAGAAAGATGCTGCTACAGCTTTGTTTAACCTATCAATTCTTCATGAAAATAAGGCTCGTATAGTTCAAGCAGGTGCTGTAAAGTATCTTGTTAAGTTGATGGACCCTGCTACAGGGATGGTTGACAAAGCTGTTGCTCTTCTAGCAAACCTGTCGACAATTGGGGAGGGACGTTTGGCAATTGGGCGGGAAGAGGGTATTCCATTACTAGTTGAGATTGTTGAATCGGGATCTCAGAGAGGAAAGGAAAATGCTGCTTCTGTACTGTTGCAACTGTGTCTCAACAGTTCCAAGTATTGTACCCTGGTTCTGCAAGAAGGAGCTGTCCCTCCCTTGGTTGCCTTATCACAGTCTGGCACACCAAGGGCAAAGGAAAAG GCACAACAGCTTCTTAGTCACTTCCGGAATCAGCGAGAAGGGGCCACAGGCAAGGGAAAATCATGA
- the LOC115959783 gene encoding U-box domain-containing protein 3 isoform X1 has translation MRACTCYQRFIFYQSQKLKGFYVQVSSSGVHQDLFLLEPASLTHMHQGQMDTSSVKCLINSISRFILLVSCQTMKAMPIQKDYRDLVGALKLLKAVLDEVVDYKIPSDEILCKECEELDTAVNETREFMENWSPKMSKLCSVLWSEPLLMKIRSSSIDICHILCRLLQSSSSTISLSNVQNCMQELQCLKQERVTEYIEEAIISQRDNIVPCTKHLLKIIEFLNLTPNQELLKESICVEKERINAQVNKAKGELDQIYQIVNLVSHIRNCMVKIQRFEARSGVPIPSYFRCPLSSELMLDPVIVASGQTYERSSIQKWLDHGLTICPKTRQTLTHTNLIPNYTVKAMISNWCEENNIKTYNSERTEFVSVPSLSDHASPQDLIRTDSSPFSLHNSNSMSRSSHEVGNGFEKQKNDASSRLNGKNSNGFQSRETEKFYHPSPEQSYIHSRSESASSAISSVDYMPPVSDEVPRISSKRENVNELSGEITTECLDTSPQCKEPGFPSWLPGKKFDNLKIEVEVAGNINHNYLRANSLPFSDSGSDEVTSASHVKKLIEDLKSQSNEVQTTAAEELRLLAKHNMENRVIIGQCGAIAPLVSLLSSEMKRTQEHAVTALLNLSINENNKAMIAEAGAIEPLIHVLKTGNDGAKENSAATLFSLSVLEEYKVKIGRSGAVKALVDLLHLGTLRGKKDAATALFNLSILHENKARIVQAGAVKYLVKLMDPATGMVDKAVALLANLSTIGEGRLAIGREEGIPLLVEIVESGSQRGKENAASVLLQLCLNSSKYCTLVLQEGAVPPLVALSQSGTPRAKEKAQQLLSHFRNQREGATGKGKS, from the exons ATGAGGGCTTGTACTTGTTATCAAAGATTCATCTTTTATcagtcacaaaaattaaaaggtttCTATGTTCAAGTTTCAAGCTCTGGGGTTCATCAAGATCTGTTTTTGCTTGAACCTGCAAGCTTAACCCACATGCACCAAG GTCAGATGGACACATCATCGGTAAAATGTCTTATCAACAGCATTTCTCGATTCATTCTTCTAGTATCATGCCAGACAATGAAAGCAATGCCTATTCAGAAGGATTACAGAGATCTAGTTGGTGCATTAAAGCTTTTGAAAGCAGTGCTTGATGAAGTTGTTGATTACAAAATTCCTTCAGATGAAATTCTCTGTaaagagtgtgaagaattgGATACGGCTGTCAATGAGACTAGGGAGTTCATGGAAAATTGGTCTCCAAAAATGAGCAAACTATGCAGT GTTCTGTGGAGTGAGCCATTGCTGATGAAAATTCGGAGCTCATCAATCGATATTTGTCACATATTGTGTAGATTATTACAGTCATCTTCGTCTACTATAAGTTTAAGTAATGTGCAG AATTGTATGCAGGAGCTTCAATGTTTGAAGCAGGAAAGAGTAACGGAATATATAGAAGAGGCTATTATAAGTCAAAGAGATAATATTGTTCCCTGCACCAAACATCTCCTGAAGATTATTGAATTTCTTAATTTGACACCAAACCAGGAACTACTGAAAGAAAGTATTTGTgtggaaaaagagagaataaatgCCCAAGTCAATAAAGCGAAAGGGGAACTAGATCAAATCTACCAAATTGTGAATCTTGTCTCCCACATTCGTAATTGCATGGTGAAAATTCAGCGCTTTGAAGCAAGAAGTGGTGTCCCAATCCCTTCATACTTCCGCTGCCCTCTATCGTCAGAACTTATGTTGGATCCTGTGATCGTGGCTTCTGGTCAAACCTATGAGAGGTCTTCCATCCAAAAGTGGCTTGATCATGGACTGACTATTTGCCCAAAGACTCGTcaaacactcacacacacaaatctTATTCCCAATTATACTGTAAAAGCCATGATATCAAATTGGTGTGaagaaaacaatataaaaacttACAACTCTGAGCGCACTGAGTTTGTTTCAGTGCCATCCCTATCAGATCATGCATCTCCTCAAGATTTAATCCGCACAGATAGTTCCCCTTTTTCTTTACACAACAGCAATTCGATGTCAAGATCATCTCATGAAGTTGGAAATGGATTTGAAAAGCAAAAGAATGATGCCTCTTCTAGATTAAATGGGAAAAATTCCAATGGATTCCAAAGCCGGGAGACAGAAAAGTTTTACCATCCATCCCCTGAACAATCATACATCCATAGCAGGAGTGAATCAGCATCAAGTGCCATTTCCAGTGTTGATTATATGCCACCAGTGTCAGATGAGGTGCCAAGAATATCGAGCAAGCGTGAAAACGTGAATGAGCTGTCTGGTGAAATCACAACTGAATGTCTTGATACTTCTCCTCAATGTAAAGAACCAGGATTTCCCTCTTGGTTACCTGGAAAGAAATTTGACAACTTGAAAATAGAAGTTGAAGTAGCAGGTAACATAAACCATAATTACTTAAGAGCAAACTCACTCCCATTTTCAGACTCAGGATCTGATGAGGTGACCTCTGCTTCCCATGTCAAGAAATTGATTGAAGACCTTAAGAGTCAGTCCAATGAAGTGCAAACTACAGCTGCAGAAGAATTGCGGCTTCTTGCAAAACACAACATGGAGAATCGTGTCATTATAGGCCAGTGTGGGGCTATTGCACCTTTGGTCTCACTTCTTTCTTCAGAAATGAAGCGAACACAAGAGCATGCTGTGACAGCCCttttaaatttatcaattaatgAAAACAATAAGGCCATGATTGCAGAAGCGGGTGCTATAGAACCACTTATCCATGTTCTGAAAACAGGAAATGATGGAGCCAAAGAGAATTCTGCAGCAACTCTATTCAGTCTCTCTGTACTAGAAGAATACAAGGTGAAAATAGGTCGTTCTGGTGCAGTTAAAGCATTGGTGGATCTTCTACACTTGGGAACTCTTCGAGGGAAGAAAGATGCTGCTACAGCTTTGTTTAACCTATCAATTCTTCATGAAAATAAGGCTCGTATAGTTCAAGCAGGTGCTGTAAAGTATCTTGTTAAGTTGATGGACCCTGCTACAGGGATGGTTGACAAAGCTGTTGCTCTTCTAGCAAACCTGTCGACAATTGGGGAGGGACGTTTGGCAATTGGGCGGGAAGAGGGTATTCCATTACTAGTTGAGATTGTTGAATCGGGATCTCAGAGAGGAAAGGAAAATGCTGCTTCTGTACTGTTGCAACTGTGTCTCAACAGTTCCAAGTATTGTACCCTGGTTCTGCAAGAAGGAGCTGTCCCTCCCTTGGTTGCCTTATCACAGTCTGGCACACCAAGGGCAAAGGAAAAG GCACAACAGCTTCTTAGTCACTTCCGGAATCAGCGAGAAGGGGCCACAGGCAAGGGAAAATCATGA